A region from the Candidatus Dependentiae bacterium genome encodes:
- the plsX gene encoding phosphate acyltransferase PlsX — protein sequence MIAVDAMGGDFAPKVIVQGAFNAARRGVPITLFGDQTQIEQILKDLAEQALLNSWQDLSILIHHTSQVIEMGQEPTRTVLDKQDSSLVRSVRAVSQGDADAVFSAGNSGAAMVAGTFILGRVDGVDRPAIGSFFPGIKESFFCLDLGVNTDCKPEFLEQFAFMGHLYVKMMYNIQSPRIGLLSNGHEPYKGSLAVKQAYKRLFDTGLNFVGNVEARDAFDGHADVLVCDGFVGNIFLKTVQGTSRTIVKWIDQERKKSWLATAGLFLSKGLFKNLIKNKVQATQQVGGVLLLGVNHPLMIAHGNSDAVAVENGLVSLHDMVQKTFTQKFNAELKSLLVR from the coding sequence ATGATAGCTGTTGATGCTATGGGTGGCGATTTTGCCCCCAAGGTAATTGTACAAGGTGCCTTTAATGCTGCACGTCGTGGTGTTCCCATAACTCTTTTTGGCGATCAAACTCAGATCGAACAAATTCTAAAAGATCTTGCCGAACAAGCATTGCTCAATTCTTGGCAAGATCTTTCTATTTTAATCCATCATACATCTCAAGTCATAGAAATGGGACAAGAGCCAACGCGCACGGTTCTTGATAAGCAAGATTCATCGTTAGTGCGTTCTGTTCGCGCTGTTTCTCAGGGTGATGCCGATGCAGTGTTTTCTGCAGGCAATTCTGGTGCGGCAATGGTTGCCGGTACCTTTATTTTAGGCCGCGTTGATGGCGTTGATCGTCCAGCAATTGGCAGCTTTTTTCCCGGTATTAAAGAATCATTCTTTTGTCTTGATTTGGGCGTTAACACCGATTGTAAGCCAGAATTTTTAGAGCAGTTTGCCTTTATGGGCCATTTGTATGTAAAGATGATGTATAATATACAATCACCGCGCATTGGGTTGCTTTCAAATGGTCATGAGCCGTATAAGGGTTCATTAGCGGTCAAACAAGCATATAAACGCTTATTTGATACCGGTCTTAATTTTGTGGGTAATGTTGAAGCTCGTGATGCTTTTGATGGTCATGCTGATGTGCTCGTCTGTGATGGTTTTGTGGGTAATATTTTTCTCAAGACTGTGCAAGGCACCAGTCGAACGATTGTAAAGTGGATCGATCAAGAACGAAAAAAATCGTGGCTTGCCACAGCTGGATTATTTTTAAGCAAGGGATTGTTCAAAAATCTTATTAAGAATAAGGTTCAGGCTACACAACAAGTAGGCGGTGTACTATTGCTTGGCGTTAATCATCCATTGATGATTGCGCATGGAAATTCTGATGCGGTGGCCGTTGAAAACGGTTTGGTGAGTTTGCATGACATGGTTCAAAAAACATTTACTCAAAAGTTCAATGCTGAACTCAAGAGCTTGTTGGTGCGATAA
- the dprA gene encoding DNA-processing protein DprA, with product MNNAHIILHLSLIDGVGAATMAMTLTSKPESIELSDIYTMSEAQLRTSFGLTSVMASKIFAGLADTKLLARELALIAQHNIQWATIVCPEYPASLKNIHMLPPVLYWQGILPSDAQKAVALVGSRKANQYGQHVIEHLIPVLVKYHYAIISGGALGADSMAHRATINAGGSTVVVLGSGLLRPYPTSNRKLFSDVLVHGGAVVSAFPLETEAFAWNFPERNRIIAGLSRGSIVIQAAAKSGALITARFALDQGRDVFAVPGPINDPLSAGCHALIAQGAKLVTSAYDVLQEFGHIVVAPDEKAAKPQVQAKSPQQLIIQEEIDDSPQGLILRICAVPCSTDDLAVDTGLDSATLHALLFNLQLEGRVNQNFMGMWKSL from the coding sequence ATGAATAATGCACACATTATATTACACCTTTCTCTCATAGATGGTGTTGGCGCCGCTACAATGGCTATGACGTTAACCAGCAAGCCAGAATCGATCGAGCTTTCTGATATTTATACTATGTCTGAAGCTCAACTGCGGACATCATTTGGGTTGACTTCCGTAATGGCATCAAAAATTTTTGCTGGTCTTGCGGACACTAAATTGTTGGCACGTGAGCTTGCGCTCATAGCTCAGCATAACATTCAATGGGCAACAATTGTGTGCCCAGAATATCCCGCATCGTTAAAAAACATTCATATGTTGCCGCCGGTATTATATTGGCAGGGCATATTGCCCTCTGATGCTCAAAAAGCGGTTGCTTTGGTGGGGTCTCGTAAGGCTAATCAGTATGGTCAGCATGTCATTGAGCATCTGATCCCAGTCTTGGTGAAGTATCATTATGCGATTATCAGTGGCGGAGCTTTGGGTGCCGATAGCATGGCGCATCGGGCAACTATCAATGCTGGAGGCTCAACCGTGGTGGTATTGGGGTCTGGATTATTGAGGCCTTATCCAACGTCCAATAGGAAATTATTTAGTGATGTTTTGGTGCATGGTGGTGCCGTGGTGAGTGCATTTCCCCTGGAAACAGAGGCGTTTGCGTGGAACTTTCCTGAACGTAATCGCATTATTGCCGGGTTGAGTCGTGGCTCTATTGTTATTCAAGCGGCAGCAAAAAGTGGTGCGCTTATCACCGCGCGTTTTGCCTTAGATCAAGGTCGAGATGTTTTTGCTGTCCCTGGACCTATTAATGACCCTCTGAGCGCCGGGTGTCATGCGTTAATTGCCCAAGGGGCAAAGCTTGTGACGTCGGCGTACGATGTTCTGCAGGAGTTTGGGCATATAGTAGTGGCTCCAGATGAGAAAGCAGCTAAACCTCAGGTACAAGCAAAGTCACCTCAGCAGCTTATAATCCAAGAAGAGATTGATGATAGTCCACAAGGTCTCATTCTTCGTATATGCGCTGTGCCTTGCTCTACTGATGATTTGGCTGTAGACACAGGTTTGGATAGTGCCACATTGCATGCCTTATTGTTTAATTTACAGTTAGAGGGTCGGGTGAACCAAAACTTTATGGGGATGTGGAAAAGTCTATAA
- the gyrA gene encoding DNA gyrase subunit A — MESPNNQDKIIKNRLKPILIEEELKGSFLDYAMSVVVSRALPDIRDGLKPVHRRVLYTMHQLGFTYNKSYHKSVRVVGEVLGKYHPHGDQAVYNTMVGMVQEFSKRYPLLDGQGNWGSVDGDNAAAMRYTEVRMTKISQEILADLEKDTVQFVPNFDESTIEPVVLPSKLPHLLINGTAGIAVGMATSIPPHNLGEIVNACLALLENEELSDDELFALVPAPDFPTGGVICGRAGIVKAYRTGRGNVILRGVVEMEETKKGTSLVITELPYQVNKAELTIKIAELVKEKIIDGISNIRDESDKKGIRLVIELKRGEIPQVTLNQLYKHTSLQTSVSILMLGLLDNRPLVFSLRQLIDEFLFHRQQVIYKRTVYDLNKAQGREHILAGFIIALQSIDEVIVMIKACKTVDEAITKLNKRFLLTAEQGKAILEMRLQRLTGMEQEKIYAEMEELKKTIAYLKSIIENAAILKQEIVKELQEIKEGYADARRTKIEGAIDIMTEADLIPDEEVVVTLTMKGYIKRVGLATYGVQHRGGKGKMGMTTLEGTDDVVEDLFVAKTHDELLFFTNLGRIYTLNVFEVPEASRTAKGRAVINLLPLQPNEKVVKLLCMRDMENKFIVMLTKKGIIKRTDAMAFAKVRATGIRATTLKEDDELIFCAVSTGQDSIVIATAKGQGIRFKEDEVRSMGRQAAGVIGMRLRKGDYVVGMEVISDGGDILFATENGYGKRVAVVDFRVAHRGGVGVRTIPTDSRNGRVIGLAMVYENSNLLLIDMAGKIIRLAPSEIRTMGRQAKGVRLIRLDEGQKLSSVVAFEEEAHEEGGSDVSGGIKPALRLDGQSTDAMMMSAAYGEDDFAVFQEHVAQVDDEEDFGSEPIGDPSSDDEILEF, encoded by the coding sequence ATGGAATCCCCTAACAATCAAGACAAAATTATTAAAAATCGGTTGAAGCCCATTTTGATTGAGGAAGAGCTCAAAGGGTCCTTTCTTGATTACGCAATGTCTGTGGTGGTTAGTCGTGCTTTGCCCGATATCCGCGATGGATTAAAACCGGTGCATCGCCGTGTGTTATACACCATGCATCAACTTGGCTTTACCTACAATAAGTCGTATCACAAATCTGTACGCGTAGTGGGTGAAGTGCTTGGTAAGTACCATCCACATGGTGACCAAGCAGTTTACAACACTATGGTTGGCATGGTGCAAGAGTTCTCCAAGCGCTATCCATTATTAGATGGTCAAGGTAACTGGGGTTCGGTTGACGGTGACAATGCAGCAGCAATGCGTTATACCGAAGTTCGTATGACAAAAATTTCTCAAGAAATTTTAGCCGATCTTGAAAAAGATACCGTTCAGTTTGTTCCTAACTTTGATGAATCGACTATTGAGCCCGTTGTTTTGCCAAGCAAGCTACCGCATCTTTTAATTAACGGTACGGCTGGTATTGCGGTTGGTATGGCGACTTCTATTCCTCCCCACAATTTAGGTGAAATTGTCAATGCATGTTTAGCATTGCTTGAAAACGAAGAGCTTTCTGATGATGAACTGTTTGCATTAGTTCCAGCGCCAGATTTTCCAACCGGTGGCGTTATTTGTGGCCGTGCAGGGATCGTTAAAGCCTACAGAACTGGTCGCGGTAACGTGATTTTGCGTGGTGTAGTCGAGATGGAAGAAACCAAAAAAGGTACTTCGCTTGTTATCACCGAGCTGCCGTATCAAGTTAATAAAGCTGAATTGACCATCAAAATCGCTGAATTGGTAAAAGAAAAAATTATCGATGGTATTAGTAATATTCGTGACGAATCGGACAAAAAAGGTATTCGCTTAGTTATTGAACTTAAACGTGGCGAAATTCCGCAAGTGACGTTGAATCAATTGTATAAGCACACAAGCTTGCAAACATCAGTTTCTATTTTGATGTTGGGCTTACTTGACAACCGTCCGTTGGTATTCTCACTACGTCAGTTGATTGACGAATTCTTATTTCACAGACAGCAAGTTATTTATAAGCGCACCGTGTATGATCTTAATAAAGCTCAAGGTCGCGAACATATTCTAGCTGGTTTTATTATTGCGTTGCAAAGCATTGACGAAGTCATTGTAATGATTAAAGCATGTAAGACCGTTGACGAAGCTATTACTAAATTAAATAAGCGATTCTTGCTCACAGCCGAACAAGGCAAAGCAATTTTGGAAATGCGCTTGCAACGTCTGACCGGCATGGAGCAAGAAAAAATTTATGCTGAGATGGAAGAGTTGAAAAAGACTATTGCGTATCTCAAATCGATTATTGAAAACGCAGCAATTTTAAAACAAGAGATTGTTAAAGAGTTGCAAGAAATTAAAGAAGGTTATGCTGATGCGCGCCGCACGAAAATTGAAGGCGCTATCGATATTATGACTGAAGCGGATTTGATTCCTGACGAAGAAGTTGTCGTGACATTGACCATGAAGGGTTACATTAAACGTGTCGGACTTGCTACCTATGGTGTTCAACACCGTGGTGGTAAAGGTAAGATGGGTATGACCACCTTGGAAGGCACTGACGATGTTGTAGAAGATTTATTCGTTGCAAAAACACATGATGAACTCTTGTTCTTCACTAATCTTGGTCGTATTTATACGTTGAACGTGTTTGAAGTGCCAGAAGCTTCACGTACCGCTAAGGGACGTGCAGTTATTAACTTGTTGCCACTACAACCTAATGAAAAAGTAGTTAAGTTGTTATGTATGCGTGACATGGAAAACAAGTTTATCGTTATGCTTACCAAAAAAGGTATCATCAAACGTACGGACGCTATGGCATTTGCTAAAGTTCGTGCAACCGGTATTCGAGCAACAACACTCAAAGAAGATGACGAATTAATTTTCTGTGCGGTGAGCACTGGTCAAGATTCAATTGTAATCGCGACAGCAAAGGGCCAAGGTATTCGCTTTAAAGAAGACGAAGTCCGTTCTATGGGTCGTCAAGCAGCGGGTGTTATTGGTATGCGTTTACGCAAAGGCGATTATGTTGTTGGCATGGAAGTTATTTCCGATGGTGGCGACATTCTCTTTGCAACAGAAAACGGATACGGTAAGCGTGTTGCGGTTGTTGACTTTAGAGTTGCGCACCGCGGTGGTGTTGGTGTAAGAACCATTCCAACCGATTCTCGTAACGGCCGTGTAATTGGTCTTGCGATGGTGTACGAAAATTCAAACCTCCTGTTGATTGACATGGCTGGTAAGATTATTCGTTTAGCTCCATCAGAAATTCGTACCATGGGTCGTCAAGCTAAGGGTGTTCGTTTAATTAGATTAGATGAAGGCCAAAAACTATCTTCAGTCGTTGCTTTTGAAGAAGAAGCTCACGAAGAAGGTGGCAGCGATGTGAGTGGCGGTATTAAGCCAGCACTCAGACTCGATGGCCAATCAACTGATGCTATGATGATGAGCGCTGCGTACGGTGAAGATGATTTTGCCGTATTCCAGGAGCATGTTGCTCAGGTTGATGATGAAGAGGATTTTGGTAGTGAACCAATTGGTGATCCGTCATCAGATGATGAGATTTTAGAATTTTAA
- a CDS encoding ankyrin repeat domain-containing protein, translated as MNSWNRFVMIVLLGFAIFDCCAMQSGGRKLSQCDKIEKFWREYDSNFEEFYLNEYNSEMEDLDRARSIDNLDELFGDSDEETKYNFPKFSSADLMEAVIQKDKDLVQKILVTKVDPNKKDGEGYTPLASACQHSGTFEIVQLLCAAKANPLIKNNYGKNALELAQFFNRRRIVQYLERAA; from the coding sequence ATGAATAGTTGGAATCGTTTTGTAATGATAGTGTTGCTTGGTTTTGCCATTTTTGATTGCTGCGCGATGCAGTCTGGTGGCAGAAAACTTTCTCAATGTGATAAAATAGAAAAATTTTGGCGGGAATATGATTCGAATTTTGAAGAGTTTTATTTGAATGAATATAACAGTGAGATGGAAGATTTAGATCGCGCGCGTTCGATAGATAATCTTGATGAATTGTTTGGAGATTCAGACGAGGAAACGAAATATAATTTCCCCAAATTTTCAAGTGCAGATCTCATGGAAGCGGTTATACAAAAAGATAAAGATTTAGTGCAAAAAATACTGGTTACAAAAGTTGATCCTAACAAAAAAGATGGGGAAGGGTATACACCTCTTGCATCGGCGTGTCAGCATTCAGGAACTTTTGAAATTGTACAATTACTTTGTGCTGCTAAGGCTAATCCTCTTATTAAAAATAATTATGGAAAAAATGCTCTTGAGCTCGCTCAGTTTTTTAATAGAAGACGAATCGTGCAATATTTGGAGCGTGCTGCGTGA
- a CDS encoding ankyrin repeat domain-containing protein, with protein MKLQFVFIMLLSVYSVVAMDVAPIDFHADSDLKSRALQKIERALFYSDPKEFKSIVQVNQAGIDELMQGEYTPLVCAVFKGDVPKVKILLECKADPNAQDKYGFSPVMVAAKMGDPELIDVLVNAGARVDTRNNDGHTPLLLAILSQQDEAAQCLLRHRADPNMATNEGNSPLYVHMVVSKYKMASVVSALLDAGADKSAMNSSGQTAADFSSRENILKLFERDGFDLD; from the coding sequence ATGAAATTGCAGTTTGTTTTTATAATGTTATTGAGTGTGTATTCAGTCGTTGCAATGGATGTTGCTCCTATCGATTTTCATGCTGATTCTGATTTAAAATCTCGTGCGTTACAAAAAATCGAGAGGGCTCTTTTTTATTCGGATCCCAAGGAATTTAAAAGCATAGTGCAAGTGAATCAAGCGGGTATTGATGAATTAATGCAAGGAGAGTATACACCTCTTGTCTGCGCGGTTTTTAAGGGGGATGTACCGAAGGTAAAAATTTTGCTTGAGTGCAAAGCTGATCCCAATGCACAAGATAAGTATGGTTTTTCACCTGTTATGGTTGCTGCTAAAATGGGAGATCCTGAGTTGATAGATGTTTTGGTTAATGCTGGAGCTCGGGTGGATACGCGCAATAATGATGGTCACACACCGTTGCTCCTGGCGATTTTATCGCAACAAGATGAAGCTGCTCAGTGTTTATTGAGGCATCGTGCCGACCCTAATATGGCTACCAATGAAGGCAACTCGCCTTTGTATGTGCATATGGTGGTATCAAAATACAAAATGGCGTCTGTTGTTTCCGCGCTTTTAGATGCAGGCGCTGATAAAAGTGCGATGAATTCATCGGGTCAGACAGCGGCAGATTTTTCTTCCCGCGAAAACATATTAAAGCTCTTTGAGCGAGATGGTTTTGATTTGGACTAA
- the lepA gene encoding translation elongation factor 4, producing the protein MDIKKINLSTFTPDKVRNFSIIAHIDHGKSTLADRLLEVTGTLSNRNKNEQFLDKLQVEKERGITVKAQTATMFYDYQGQTYLLNLIDTPGHVDFSYEVSRSLYACQGALLLVDASQGVEAQTMANFFLAFDQDLTIVPIINKVDMAAADPDRVALQIQSLFDFDPKECIRASGKSGIGINDILDAIVTRMPSPKCNPTKTLKALLFDSWFDEYRGVICLIAIQDGHIKKGDVINLAQADSTYEVLEIGLMYPELTPMDGLYSGQVGYLITGMKTVKEARVGDTIFLHKKPVEPFPGFKPAKPMVFAGIYPVDSEEFEPLRDAIEKLLLTDASVTVEKKTSMALGLGFRCGFLGLLHMDVFKQRLEQEYGLSVIATAPSVLYKVKMKYTGEMVNLESPSDFPEPQAIDEVYEPIINATIIVPSQYLGNIINLCEEKRGIQKDMTYMDELRVILKYKLPLNEVATDFYDQLKSVSSGYASFDYEEAGYEAANLVKMDILLNGKSVDALSIVIHEDKAYYVGRDLVDKLREVIPRQLFQVIIQAAIGAKILARETVAPLRKDVTAKCYGGDISRKRKLLEKQKEGKKRMKQVGNVEVPQEAFLTILKR; encoded by the coding sequence ATGGATATAAAAAAAATAAATTTAAGCACCTTCACCCCCGACAAAGTTCGCAATTTTTCCATTATTGCCCACATCGACCACGGCAAATCAACCCTTGCCGATCGACTTTTGGAAGTAACAGGAACCTTATCCAATCGTAATAAAAACGAACAATTTTTAGACAAACTACAAGTGGAAAAAGAACGCGGCATTACCGTTAAAGCGCAAACTGCCACTATGTTTTATGACTATCAAGGGCAAACCTATCTCTTAAACTTGATTGATACTCCGGGCCACGTTGACTTTAGTTACGAAGTATCTCGCTCGCTCTACGCATGCCAAGGAGCACTTCTCTTAGTTGATGCATCCCAAGGTGTCGAAGCCCAAACCATGGCAAACTTCTTCCTTGCTTTTGACCAAGATCTAACCATTGTGCCTATCATTAATAAAGTTGATATGGCTGCCGCAGACCCTGACCGCGTCGCACTACAAATACAAAGCTTATTTGATTTTGACCCCAAAGAATGCATTCGTGCGTCGGGAAAATCGGGCATTGGTATTAATGATATTCTCGATGCCATTGTCACCCGCATGCCATCCCCAAAATGTAATCCAACCAAAACACTCAAAGCATTATTATTCGACTCATGGTTTGATGAATATCGCGGTGTTATTTGCTTGATAGCAATTCAAGATGGCCATATTAAAAAAGGCGATGTTATTAACCTTGCACAAGCTGATTCCACCTACGAAGTGTTGGAAATTGGCCTTATGTACCCTGAGCTCACACCCATGGACGGGCTCTATTCCGGACAAGTGGGTTATTTGATCACCGGCATGAAAACGGTAAAAGAAGCGCGCGTGGGCGACACTATATTCTTGCACAAAAAACCTGTGGAACCTTTTCCAGGATTTAAACCAGCTAAGCCCATGGTGTTTGCCGGAATCTATCCTGTAGACAGCGAAGAATTTGAACCGCTCCGCGATGCTATTGAAAAATTACTATTAACCGATGCCAGCGTTACCGTAGAAAAGAAAACCTCTATGGCGCTCGGACTTGGATTCCGTTGCGGATTTTTAGGCCTATTGCACATGGATGTGTTCAAACAACGCTTGGAACAAGAATACGGCCTATCGGTAATCGCTACTGCACCAAGCGTGCTGTATAAAGTTAAAATGAAATACACGGGCGAGATGGTTAACCTTGAAAGTCCTTCTGATTTTCCTGAACCACAAGCAATTGACGAAGTATACGAGCCAATAATTAATGCCACAATTATTGTGCCAAGCCAATATTTAGGCAACATTATTAATCTATGTGAAGAAAAACGTGGCATTCAAAAAGATATGACCTACATGGATGAACTACGCGTTATATTAAAATACAAGCTCCCACTCAACGAAGTTGCCACTGATTTTTATGACCAACTCAAATCGGTCAGTTCCGGTTATGCAAGCTTTGATTACGAAGAAGCTGGCTACGAAGCTGCCAACTTGGTCAAAATGGACATTCTCTTGAATGGCAAATCAGTTGACGCTCTATCGATCGTTATCCACGAAGATAAAGCATATTACGTTGGCCGCGACCTTGTGGACAAGTTACGTGAAGTTATCCCAAGACAACTGTTTCAAGTTATTATTCAAGCGGCAATCGGCGCAAAAATCCTTGCTCGAGAAACTGTTGCCCCACTGCGCAAAGACGTAACCGCAAAATGTTACGGTGGCGATATTAGTCGTAAACGTAAATTGCTTGAGAAGCAAAAAGAAGGTAAAAAGCGCATGAAGCAAGTGGGCAACGTTGAAGTTCCACAAGAAGCCTTCTTGACGATTTTAAAAAGATAG